The Athene noctua chromosome 26, bAthNoc1.hap1.1, whole genome shotgun sequence genome has a window encoding:
- the IL10RA gene encoding interleukin-10 receptor subunit alpha has protein sequence MAPSATALALCVALLLARWTHGEMLASPTAVRFVAEIAHHLLRWEPGHNPPSDVRYEVEHRVYGTNFSWTATPNCRNISGLSCDLTYYTLDPALRYYARVRAVARNHTSLWQRTNSFSPQEASLRLSGQSLSVTGNTIHVQLQLLLRAGNLTVKYDDVQKYTRRYWVYVRRAQGNRTYELLKTTPEFNITNLFWDTEYCISVEPDVASRRIHATRTDEQCVAISGRDRSAELVLSIVSSSFVTLLLLGLLGAMLVCTYIKKPVRPPSVLKSFIKQSSLWMEQESSSSGSPDADPIQQLFLCQKEPQRDSGSHGSTGTAQLPPEKGWRVPAWPEDQLCLLGPGAVRSRDSSCTSTDSGICLHTSSDLSCSSSPQTQGYKRQLPTDDDSGVGLENACPGPTGSSGSWTDSPMAAGQPCGGELGLPPAASQDSQQAVEFRGYLQQSKGTVEPRQDPAKGVPFPGCAGSPQGPGSADIVLDIECSELAVAKGYLKQSSPEHLHSHAQDLPPWGAPREPTAWDLSSLVGPRAPSLLSYGAPGAPLASKASPKLLKAPFDLSIFNTDILETLPLISSLSTNKWHTLQINALSLLNGDSKDSRL, from the exons ATGGCCCCCTCTGCCACAGCCCTGGCACTCTGCGTGGCACTGCTCCTCGCCCGGTGGACACACG GTGAGATGCTGGCGAGCCCCACGGCCGTGCGCTTTGTGGCAGAGATAGCACATCACCTGCTGCGGTGGGAGCCGGGACACAACCCCCCCAGCGATGTTCGCTACGAGGTGGAGCACAGAGT CTACGGCACAAATTTCTCCTGGACGGCCACCCCAAACTGCAGGAATATCTCGGGGCTGTCCTGCGACCTCACGTACTACACCCTGGATCCTGCCCTGCGCTACTACGCGCGTGTCAGGGCCGTGGCCAGAAACCACACGTCCTTGTGGCAAAGGACCAACTCCTTCTCCCCGCAAGAAG CCAGCCTGCGCCTGTCGGGCCAGAGCCTCTCCGTGACGGGCAACACCATCCAcgtgcagctgcagctgctcctCAGGGCGGGGAACCTCACCGTCAAGTATGACGACGTCCAGAAGTACACGAGGCGATACTGGGTGTACGTCAGGAGGGCGCAGGGCAACCGGACG TATGAATTGCTGAAGACCACCCCGGAGTTCAACATCACCAACCTCTTCTGGGACACGGAGTACTGCATCAGCGTGGAGCCCGACGTGGCCAGCCGCCGCATCCACGCCACACGCACCGACGAGCAGTGCGTCGCCATCAGCGGGAGAGACA GGAGCGCGGAGCTTGTCCTGAGCATTGTCAGCTCCTCCTTCGTCACCCTGTTGCTCTTGGGCCTCCTGGGAGCAATGCTGGTGTGCACCTACATCAAGAAACCCGTGAGGCCGCCATCCGTCCTG aAGTCTTTCATAAAGCAGAGCTCGCTCTGGATGGAGCAGGAGTCCTCGTCCTCGGGCAGCCCGGACGCAGACCCCATCCAGCAACTGTTCCTGTGCCAGAAGGAGCCCCAGCGGGACAGTGGCTCGCAtggcagcaccggcacagcccagctgcccccagaGAAGGGCTGGAGGGTCCCAGCGTGGCCCGAGGACCAGCTGTGCCTTCTGGGGCCGGGGGCTGTGCGGAGCAGGGACAGCAGCTGCACCAGCACTGACAGCGGCATCTGCCTGCACACCTCCTCTGACctgagctgctcctccagcccccaGACCCAGGGCTACAAGCGGCAGCTCCCCACTGATGACGACAGCGGCGTGGGCTTGGAGAACGCCTGCCCTGGCCCCACAGGCTCCTCCGGCAGCTGGACCGACAGCCCCATGGCGGCCGGGCAGCCCTGTGGAGGGGAGCTCGGCCTcccccctgctgccagccaggacagCCAGCAAGCCGTGGAGTTCCGCGGGTACCTGCAGCAGTCCAAGGGCACGGTGGAGCCCAGGCAGgaccctgccaagggggtgcccTTCCCGGGCTGTGCAGGATCCCCACAGGGCCCGGGCAGCGCTGACATTGTGCTGGATATCGAGTGCTCCGAGCTGGCTGTGGCCAAAGGGTATTTGAAGCAGTCTTCTCCTGAGCATCTCCACAGCCACGCACAGGACCTTCCTCCATGGGGAGCCCCTCGGGAGCCCACTGCATGGGACCTCTCCAGCCTGGTGGGGCCCCGAGCCCCCAGTCTGCTGAGCTATGGGGCTCCAGGTGCTCCCTTGGCCTCCAAAGCCAGCCCCAAGCTCCTGAAAGCTCCCTTTGACCTGAGCATCTTCAACACTGACATCCTGGAGACGCTGCCCCTCATCTCCAGCCTCAGCACCAACAAGTGGCACACGCTGCAAATCAACGCCCTGAGCCTGCTCAACGGGGACAGCAAGGACAGCCGCCTGTGA
- the TMPRSS13 gene encoding transmembrane protease serine 13, producing the protein MDGKTSPTTASPSSVPPSLHAAPVSSIFSARPLKPRESVLGISFKPYSPESSPAPAPCTACESTRSSMFRAPCMSQRRLALIFCISILIVLLVALILLFMFWRSQTGIVYKEPAESCKDSPVRCDGIVDCSQRSDELGCVRFASDESLLHVYSSAESQWLPVCSSAWNDSFSRKTCRQLGFQNASQTEYVPLRVSGKSLTVTDERETIQQSLNSSQCLTGKYVSLRCTTCGQRISGRIIGGKETSVSKWPWQVSVQYGPIHICGGTVIDAQWVLTAAHCFFMNSMKILDDWKVYGGVSDLKQHAEGIPVSQVIINSNYSDDHDDYDIALMKLSRPLTLSAQVRPACLPMYDQRFQTGRSCFITGFGKTRENEDNTSPKLREAEVKLIDYKICNSDQVYEGYLTPRMMCAGYLQGGKDACQGDSGGPLVCEDNGRWYVAGVTSWGTGCGQKNKPGVYTRVTKLLSWIYSKMESENN; encoded by the exons ATGGACGGAAAAACCTCTCCG ACCACGGCATCGCCCAGCAGCGTCCCTCCCAGCCTCCATGCCGCCCCAGTCAGCAGCATCTTCAGTGCCCGACCTCTGAAGCCTCGCGAAAGCGTCCTGGGCATTAGCTTCAAGCCGTACagccccgagtccagcccagccccggcgccCTGCACGGCCTGTGAGAGCACAC gatCCTCCATGTTCAGAGCTCCCTGCATGAGCCAGCGGCGGCTTGCGCTCATCTTCTGCATCTCCATCCTCATCGTGCTGCTCGTCGCCCTCATCCTGCTGT TTATGTTCTGGCGGTCGCAGACCGGCATCGTGTACAAGGAGCCCGCCGAGAGCTGCAAGGACAGCCCCGTGCGCTGCGACGGCATCGTCGACTGCTCCCAGAGGAGCGACGAGCTGGGCTGCG TGCGCTTCGCGTCCGACGAGTCCTTGCTCCACGTCTACTCCAGCGCTGAGAGCCAGTGGCTGCCGGTGTGCAGCAGTGCCTGGAACGACTCCTTCTCCAGGAAGACCTGCCGGCAGCTGGGATTTCAGAA cgcGTCACAGACCGAATACGTTCCCCTGCGCGTCTCCGGCAAGAGCCTCACCGTGACTGACGAGCGAGAGACCATCCAGCAGAGCCTCAACAG CTCTCAGTGTCTGACGGGGAAGTACGTCTCCCTCCGCTGCACAA ccTGCGGGCAGAGGATTTCTGGCCGGATCATCGGTGGAAAGGAAACTTCTGTCAGCAAATGGCCCTGGCAAGTCAGCGTGCAGTACGGGCCAATCCACATCTGCGGCGGCACCGTCATCGACGCGCAGTGGGTCCTCACCGCAGCCCACTGCTTCTTCAT GAACAGCATGAAGATCCTCGACGACTGGAAGGTGTACGGCGGGGTCTCCGACCTGAAGCAGCACGCAGAGGGCATCCCCGTCTCCCAGGTCATCATCAACTCCAACTACAGCGACGATCACGATGACTACGACATCGCTCTCATGAAGCTCTCCAGGCCGCTGACGCTCTCAG CTCAGGTTCGCCCAGCCTGCCTCCCCATGTACGACCAGCGATTCCAGACCGGCAGGTCCTGCTTCATCACCGGCTTTGGGAAGACGAGGGAGAACGAAG ATAACACGTCCCCGAAGCTGCGGGAGGCTGAAGTGAAGCTGATCGACTACAAGATCTGCAACAGCGACCAGGTGTACGAGGGCTACCTGACCCCACGGATGATGTGTGCCGGGTACCTGCAGGGAGGGAAAGACGCGTGCCAG GGCGACAGCGGGGGGCCCCTGGTCTGCGAGGACAACGGCCGCTGGTACGTGGCTGGAGTGACGAGCTGGGGGACAGGATGTGGCCAGAAGAATAAGCCCGGCGTGTACACACGCGTGACAAAGCTCCTCAGCTGGATCTACAGCAAAATGGAG AGCGAGAACAACTAA
- the FXYD2 gene encoding sodium/potassium-transporting ATPase subunit gamma, whose product MRLVSQLMRFPVGARSQSETPAGRHTDAMGDEQAPEQGLDRFSYDYETIRNGGLIFAVVAFIVGLLIILSQRFHCGGKKKRRQGNEEDL is encoded by the exons ATGAGGTTGGTCTCGCAATTAATGCGCTTCCCCGTGGGTGCCCGCTCCCAGAGCGAGACGCCCGCCGGACGACACACCGACGCGATGGGTGACG AGCAAGCGCCCGAGCAGGGCCTGGACAGGTTCAGCTACG actATGAGACCATCCGCAATGGGGGGCTGATTTTCGCTGTCGTGGCTTTCATCGTCGGGCTCCTCATCATCCTCA GCCAGCGGTTCCACTGCggagggaagaagaagaggag ACAAGGAAACGAGGAAGACCTGTAG
- the FXYD6 gene encoding FXYD domain-containing ion transport regulator 6 produces the protein MEAVLLFLCSLLVPAAVADVATQEKEEDPFNYDYQSLRIGGLVFAVVLFTVGILLILSRRCRCSFNQKPRAPGDEEAQAENLITSNATGAQKAEN, from the exons ATGGAGGCGGTGCTGCTCTTCCTGTGCTCGCTCCTGGTGCCGGCGGCCGTGGCAGACG TGGCCACCCAAGAGAAGGAGGAGGACCCCTTTAACTATG ATTACCAGAGCCTGAGGATCGGGGGGCTGGTGTTTGCCGTGGTGCTGTTCACCGTTGGCATTCTCCTCATACTCA GCAGGAGGTGCAGGTGCAGTTTCAACCAGAAGCCCAG AGCTCCGGGGGACGAGGAGGCTCAGGCCGAGAACCTGATCACCTCGAACG CAACGGGAGCGCAGAAAGCAGAGAACTGA